From the genome of Labedella gwakjiensis:
CCGGCACCGCGACGACGTGCGCCGTCCAGGCGCTCAACGAGGACCACGCCATCGTCGGCTGGAAGATCGTCGAGATCCCGCCGTCCGAGGACCGGAACCGAGTGATCAGCGAGACGGTTCTGACCAGCCAGCAGAGCAACACCGGTCTGGTGTACAGCTGCTGGCTCCCCGGGGATCCCTCGTCCTGACGGACCAGCGGAGCGACACGGGTTTGATTTACAGCTGTCGGCTGACTTAAGATTCTCTGAACACGCGGTCCGTCTCGGATCGTCCACCCAACGCCCTGGCCCCGCGGTCAGGGCGTCTGTTTTCGTATCAGGAGCTTGTCATGGTTGATTCGACGAATGTGTCCTTCCTCACCCAGGATGCCTACGACCGTCTCGTGGCCGAACTCGAACACCTGTCGACGACGGGCCGCGAGGAGATCACGAAGCGCATCGAGATCGCTCGCGAGGAGGGCGACCTCAAGGAGAACGGCGGTTACCACGCCGCGAAGGACGAGCAGGGCAAGCAGGAAGCCCGCATCCGCACGCTCCAGAACATCCTGAAGGAGGCGAAGGTCGGCGAGGCTCCGACGTCCAACGGCGTCGTCGTCCCGGGAACCGTCATCACCGCCGATGTCGCCGGTGGCGAAGAGGTCTTCCTCCTCGGCAGCCGCGAGATCGCGAGCGGTTCCGAGCTTGACGTCTACAGCGAGCAGAGCCCGCTCGGACTCGCGATCCAGGGTCTCAAGGTGGGCGAATCGACGTCGTACACCGCACCGAACGGCAAAGAGATCAGCGTCTCCATCAAGGCCGTCGAGACCTACAACGGCCAGTAGACGCGGCGGCAACGCGCGCTTCGACGCGAAGGGCGGCGGACATCGTCCGCCGCCCTTCTGCGTGCGCCCACCGCGCCGGACACGAGAACGTCAGTCGATGACCTCAGGCTCGTAGCCCGCACCGCGAAGAGTCTCGACGACGAGCTCCCGGTGCTCGGGGCCGCGGGTCTCCACGCTGAACTCGAGGACGACGTCGTTGATCTGCATGCCGGGCCCCTGGCGGGTGTGGAGCACCTCGACGACGTTGGCGTTCGCGCTCGCGACGAGTTCGGCGATGCGAGCGAGCTGTCCGGGACGGTCGGGAAGCGGCACGCGGATGGTGAGATACCGAGCCGACGCTGCGAGGCCGTGACTCACGACGCGCTGCATGAGGAGCGGATCGATGTTCCCGCCGGACAGGATCGCGACCGTCGGCCCCGAGCTCGTCACGCGGCCCTCGAGGATGGCCGCGACGGCGACGGCGCCGGCGGGCTCCACGACCAGTTTCGCCCGCTCGAGCAGAACGACGAGCGCCTTCGCCGTCTCGTCGTCCGACACGGTCACGACCTCGTCGACGAGCTCGTCGATGATCGCGAAGTTCCGGGTGCCCGGCCTGCTCACGGCGATGCCGTCCGCGATGGTCGGCTGGATGGGCACGTCTACGGGGTGGCCCGCCGCGAGGGACGGCGGGTAGGCCGCCGCATTGGAGGCCTGCACGCCGATCACGCGGATGGTCCGGCCGTCGAGCGCCGCGCGCTGCTTCATCGCAGCCGCGACACCCGAGATGAGCCCGCCGCCGCCGATCGGCACGATGACGGTCTCCACATCGGGCCGGTCGCGGTAGATCTCGAGGCCGAGCGTGCCCTGACCCACGATGACGTCGTGGTGGTCGAACGGGGGGATGAGGATCGCCCCTGTCTCCTCGGCGAACCGGGCGGCGGCCTCGAGCGGCTCGCTCACGGTGTGCCCACGGAGGATGACCCGCGCGCCGTAGTCGCGCGTCGCCTGCAGCTTCGGAAGCGGGACGCCGACGGGCATGAAGATCGTCGCCGTGATACCGAGCTCGCGCGCGGCGAATGCGACACCCTGAGCATGGTTGCCGGCCGACGCCGCCACCACTCCCCTGCGCTTCTCCTCCTCGGTCAGCTGGGAGAGCCTGTTGTACGCTCCGCGGATCTTGTACGAGCCCGTCCGCTGCAGGTTCTCGCACTTCAGGTGCACGGGTGCGCCGAGGACATCGCTGAGGAAGCGCGAGCTCTCGATCGGTGTGGGCTGGACCACGACCGACACGGTCTCGAGGGCCCGTTCGAACTCGGCGAGAGACGGCACGGACGAGGCGGCTGGTTCCGATGCGACGTCGGCGTGAGCACGAGACGAGAGATCAGTCACGGGTGTCCTCCTGGAGGGGAAGGGATGAGGTGGTGGCGTGGGCGTCGGACGAGCGGTTCTTGCGTCCGACGGGAGGCTGGCGCGGCACCGTCTGCCAGAGGACGTCGCCGTGGTACCTCAAGGGGTCGTTCGACGTTCGCCACGCCCCGCTCGCGATGTAGCCGATCATGACGTTGACGACCGCGGCGACCGGCACCGCGAACAGCGCCCCGGGAATACCGGCGAGCATCGAACCCGCCGCGACGACGAGCACGACGGCGAGGGGATGCACCTTGACGGCCGCACCCATGAGGAGCGGCTGGAGGACGTGTCCCTCGAGCTGCTGGACGCCGAGCACGACGAGGAGCATTGCGAGGGCGATTCCCGGGCCGTTGTAGACGAGGGCGATGAACACCGCGACACTGCCGGTCACCACGGCACCGACGATGGGCACGA
Proteins encoded in this window:
- the ilvA gene encoding threonine ammonia-lyase; translation: MTDLSSRAHADVASEPAASSVPSLAEFERALETVSVVVQPTPIESSRFLSDVLGAPVHLKCENLQRTGSYKIRGAYNRLSQLTEEEKRRGVVAASAGNHAQGVAFAARELGITATIFMPVGVPLPKLQATRDYGARVILRGHTVSEPLEAAARFAEETGAILIPPFDHHDVIVGQGTLGLEIYRDRPDVETVIVPIGGGGLISGVAAAMKQRAALDGRTIRVIGVQASNAAAYPPSLAAGHPVDVPIQPTIADGIAVSRPGTRNFAIIDELVDEVVTVSDDETAKALVVLLERAKLVVEPAGAVAVAAILEGRVTSSGPTVAILSGGNIDPLLMQRVVSHGLAASARYLTIRVPLPDRPGQLARIAELVASANANVVEVLHTRQGPGMQINDVVLEFSVETRGPEHRELVVETLRGAGYEPEVID
- the greA gene encoding transcription elongation factor GreA, which encodes MVDSTNVSFLTQDAYDRLVAELEHLSTTGREEITKRIEIAREEGDLKENGGYHAAKDEQGKQEARIRTLQNILKEAKVGEAPTSNGVVVPGTVITADVAGGEEVFLLGSREIASGSELDVYSEQSPLGLAIQGLKVGESTSYTAPNGKEISVSIKAVETYNGQ